TACTGAATCTGAAACTACAGAGAGTGACTTCACTATCTCAAAGAACATTGTTAAAATAGCTAAacaaaagtaaatctttattaatttgttttgatAGCATGCTGTCACCTCCAAAAACGGTAGGGAACATGTGACCTTTCTGAGCCAGATGTGGCTCGAGGAAGCACATGCACTGGATGAGCATTGATGAGGGAGATCAGGAGAAATGAAAACTCTAGCAGACAGCAGGAACAGAAGAGTGGGCTAAAACTCCATCACTGCAGTCACCATTTGTGCTGCTTTTCAAAATGGCTCAATTCTGGATCCAGCCACTTTTCAAATTAGAAAAAGTGgtgtggccagtgccgcggctcactaggctaatcctccgccttgcggtgcaggcacaccgggttctagtcccggttggggcaccggattctgccccggttgcccctcttccagtccagctctctgctgtggcccgggaaggcagtggaggatggcccaagtccttgggccctgcacctgcatgggagaccaggaggaagcacctggctcctggcttcggatctgcgcagcgtgccagccacaaggCGCCGGCCTTAacagccacctggggggtgaaccaacagaaaaaggaagacctttctctctgtctctctctctcactgtctaactctgcctgtcaaaaaaaaaaagtggtgcaaAATTTGAATTAACAAAATCAATTTGTGGAAAAGTGCAAAGGTATAGCACCTTCTCAATCTTTCCAATGTTCAAATAGGAGTGCAGGGTTCTAACTTGAttgtatcactttttttttttttttttttgacaggcagagtggacagtgagagagagacagagagaaaggtcttcctttttgccgttggttcaccctccaatggccgctgcggctggcgcatctcgctgatccgaaggcaggagccaggtgcttctcctggtctcccatgcgggtgcagggcccaaggacttgggccatcctccactgcactccctggccacagcagagagctggcctggaagaggggcaaccgggacaggatcggtgccccaaccaggactagaacccggtgtgccggcgccgcaaggcggaggattagcctagtgagccgcggcgccggctgtatcACTTCTTCTAAAACAGTGTTTCCCAACCATAAGTCATTATCCCTGTCATAGTTTTGGCCACACATATATGCCAGCTGAGATGTGACTCCCTCAATAATTCTTTAAATCTATAATTACTATAAATGGAACACTGGGATCATTTGCCACCGGGAAAAGaaatccataaaaataaaaatgttttggctaGCTGCCATCTTGCGTCCCCGCGTGTATGCGCTTAATCTCAGCTGGTCTGCCCGAGACCCCCTGAGCACCAACCCTAGTCCCCCGTGCGCCCCCATTTCCGCTCTGACAAGATGAAAGAAACTATCATGAACCAGGAAAAACTCGCCAAACTGCAGGCACAAGTGCGCATTGGTGGGAAAGGAACTGCTCGTTGAAAGAAGGGTGGTTCACAGAACAGCGACAGCAGATGATAAAAAACTTCAGTTCTCCCTAAAGAAAGTAGGGGTAAACAATATCTCTGGTATTGAAGAGGTGAATATGTTTACACACCAAGGAGCAGTGATCCACTTCAACAACCCTAACGTTCAGGCTTCTCTGGCAGCAAACACCTTCACCATCACAGGCCACGCTGAGACAAAGCAGCTGACAGAAGTGCTCCCCGGCATCTTGAACCAGCTTGGCGCAGACAGCCTCACCAGCTGGAGGAGGCTGGCCGAAGCTCTGCCCAAACAATCTGTGGATGGAAAAGCACCACTTGCTACTGGAGAGGACGATGATGATGAAGTTCCAGATCTTGTGGAGAATTTTGATGAGGCTTCCAAGAATGAAGCAAACTGAATGGGGTCAACTTCAGAAGAAAGTAAAACTTGAAGAAGTTACTGGGAGCTGCTGTTTTATATTAtgactgctttttaaaatcattttgtttatGATCTGATAAAATCTAGATCTCTAATATTTTTAAGCTCCAGCCCCTTGGACAGTGCAGCTcttttcagtttttgcttataCACACTTCATTCTTTGCAGCTAATTAAGCTGAAGAAGCCTGGAAATAAAGTTTGAAACAAAGgttaataaatttctttaaaaaaataataaaataaaataaaaatgttttggggctggtgtggtggcacagctgTCGCCtgagacactagcatcccatattgaagtgagactcagctgctccactcccagtgcAGTTCtgcgctaatgtacctgggaatgtagtagaggatggcccaagtacttggttccctgccaccatatgggagatccagattgtgttccaggttcctgaacttggcctggctcaggcctggtcattgaggccactgggtaaatgaaccagcagatagaagatctcttcctctgtctctcccaatctctctctcactctgattttcaaataaataaaataaatctttaattaaaaaaatttatttagtctGCCATCAATGTCTTTTGTAAGACACACCTCTTGGGATGGTCCCTTGCTGGGCTGATTGATCCATATTATCTGTATTATTTCCGCTCTCAGGGGTTCTACATCTTCGCAACACATGATCATCACTTAGAGCTTATCACAAACCCGACACCCAGGTTATCTCCAGAGCAGCTTAGTCTGCATCTCTGGACATGGAATCCAGGCCAGCGTCCTTCCAAAAGCTCCCCAGATAACGCATGATATGCAAGTCTACCCATCTTCAGGCTGGATCCCATTGCACAGGCAAGACTACAGTTGGCTCTGTGTGATTCTCTGGGTGTATTGGCTTGGAAAGACAGAGAATAGGCCTCTCAGaccccacccactgcctcccttgTGCCGGAGAAAGAATGTGGTAtcaagagccagaggcagacTGGGCTCTGGGTCAGGCCCTGCTGCTGAGCCTGGGGGTGACAGGCAGATCACCAGCCTGGTTGGCACATTTGTTTTCTTCAGCTGAATTTTGGTGAGGTTCAAATGAAACTAGGGAGAAACAGACTCTTAGAAACTGTGAAGGTCACTCGCAAACCAAGCTGACGGTTTCCAGAGGGCATGAGGTCCCGATGAGAAAACCGTGCAACGCGGTCCATTGCGTTGGCACCTTCTTACCTCACAGTTTAATTTAGTGAAGCCAGAACATGCTAACACTGACTCTCTAGAAAACAGGCATCAGAAAGGGGTTCACAAAAGGAATTTACACACAGACTTCTAAGCTAGGTAAACTATGGTATGTAGTACTCAGAGCATGTAATGAAAGTGAGTTTTCAATACAACTTAGCCATTTCTAAGAAACAAAAGTCATAGCATGGATAGTGAATACAAGCAAATCTAGTGACAATTTCTTCCCAGAAACTTTTTCCAAATGCTTTCCAGTAAAAAAAAGCCCCATATTTCCTTATTAGCAACTTCTTCCTACTAAACTTTAATGCTGTGTGACAAACTTAAGGGTTTTTATTCCTTTGATGTTAATAACGtttagaaaatttaattaaaattccagacaatttaaactcttttttcagaagaagaaaagaCTGGATAGAATGCTTTTGTAGTAGTTATTAATTGGGAAATTCAATAGCATCTGTGGAATAAGTTACAAGTTTAGCAAAACAATTACTTTCTTATAAGTAGGGGAGTGAAAAGGAAAGCCCAAGTATGactttcaaaattcaaaacacCATATTGAAGAAATGTACGTCCCTGCCACTCTTCCAAGTTGGTTTTCAGAATACATACCTTGAGTATGATTTTAGCTCCTATTGGTATTTTTCCTCATTCTGTAATAACTTTTGGCAAACAAGAGGCTTCTCAATTGTGATGACTTTCTTAGAGGGGTGCTTTGCAGTCTTGGAAATAGGGTTTGGTTTGAGTTGCATCAGCAACTTCTATCAGAACTTAAGTACAAGCAGTGCATGTGTGAGCCTGcattatatgaggatacttcagaaagttcatgaggagtggacttaaaagataagtttattttggtgcaagaatttgaaatccaggcagctttttcataatacacatttcccatgaattgtTGGAAATCTCAGTATGAAtgggtttcaaaagtttttgcacccaaataaactttacaaatttatttatttgcctatttgaaagcaaagtgacagagagagagagagagagagagagagagagagagaggatctctcactcctcaaatgactgcaacagcaaggtctgagcaatctaaagccagaagcaaggaccttcatctcggtctcccatatgggtggcagagacaaaagcacttgggccataatctattgccttcccagggagatgaattggaagaagagtagctcgGACTTCAACCAGAGCTCTGATATCAGATGTCAGCAGCACAAgcactgcttaacctgctgtgccaaaatgccagcccccaacttACTGTTTAATtgcactttctatgaactttgtgaagtactcctgtattttcatttccttctacAAAATGTCAGCAATGGAATAGCTGACACAGAACCCTAAGGAGATGTGCCACATTGGCCAAGGCACTCTTTCTCTGTGCGTCAGGCTCCTAAACTTCAAACACCTGCCTTCCTTCCCAAATACTGCAGTCAAAAGCAACATAAGTAAGCTTGTGTGGCACCAACAGCATTCCTGTAAAGGATCTGAAAAGATTCAATAAGCATTGGTCTCATGCATTTGGACTAACGACATGACCATCATGTGAATAGGATGCAACTGTTCTACTTACACAGTGCTAGCCTCCTCAGAGTCTCTTTCCACCCAACACTTCATATGCTTTTAATCTGCATTTTCACATCCATCCCTCTGCCATCTTGTATGTGCTGTTTGAATGCCACAAAGAGGATAATGTAACTGTTGGCTCTGATTCCTTTCATAAAGAAGTTTAGAGGTGACCTTGAACTTTAGGTCTGAAGTTTTACTGAAAGTAAAGTTCAAGGAAATCTCTTCCTACATGGGGGAAAATATCAACCCAAGAAGAAGGCGTAAAAGTAAAACATCGGCCAGAAAGGAtgtcctgcctgccccaggccactCTCCCTGTTATTCTTGGGCACCTCTTCAACATTTCTCAGTATCATCAGCTGTTTCCCTGGCTCCCCAGGAACTGTGGAGacggtctctcttttttttttttttaaagattttattatttatttgagaagtaaataacagacagagagaggaagagacagaaagaaaggtcttccatccactggttcactccccaaatggctgcaatgaccagagctgggcagatctgaagccaggagctttttgtgggtctctctcatgggtgtgggagcccaaggacttgggccatcctccactgctttcctgggccataagcagagagctggattggaagagaagcatccaggacatgaaccagttgctcatatgggatgtcggcattccaggcagaggcttagcctgctacaccacagcgccagcccaagaaGGCCCTTTTAATCCATTTAATTGGGTTGTTAAAAATATGAAACTCATTCAGTAATATAGTTTATTCCAATTATACGTTAGATGGGATTAGATGGGATTATTTTTAGACTGTTTTGACAGGGTTTCCTAactgaaaatattgtttttaatgaaatTGTAGGAAACATATAGAAAGTAAAAACCAATTACTtactaaaatattaaaacttcACTATATGCTAATTAGAGTGAGTAGAACTTATTTGTAAATAAGTGGAAACACTACAGGCTAGAAATGTTCTGGAGAGCTGATTGTCAATTCTGGCACTCAAATTTTAATTCATCACTTAAGACAAATTATTATAGATCTCATGCCTTAAAAacgtttttattaatttattttatttgaaaggcagagagacagagagaaaagaaaaagaaaaagacacacacatgggcacagagagagagagagagagattcttatCTGAAGGTTCACTTTTCAAGTTTCACTtttcaagtgcctgcaacagctatggctgggccaggccaacgccaggagcctggaattccactgggtgtcccacgtgggtggcagggacacaagcacttcagtcatcatccactgccacccatggtggacgttagcaggaagctgattcattaggagctgggactagaattagGCCCTCTGCTGctgcaaacacccaccccagatcTCATGTTAATATTTTAACTTCCTTCAAACCCCCATTTCATATCTGAAATTGCAAATTTTAGTTCCTGCTTCATCTGTCTTCTTTGATTATTTCATCCCTCCATCCAACTCCGCCTCACTACAATCTCACTGATGTTGGGTCAAGGCATGAAGGAAATTCAATGACTATTATTCTGATTTATAGAGGAGTGTAGAAAATGGGCTGAACATTTTAGCCTTATCGTATATTCTGGAAAACTGGATCCATTATGAATAGCCAAACCACTTCCCTGCAGGCCACAGTGTTTTACACTTAATGTACTTCATAAATTATCTGCTGCTACAAAACCCAGGTTGCTGAAGTCATAAACTATAGGTgaatttttaagcaaaaaaaatttgCTCTGAAGTGCCTTAACCTGGCAGGCTCATCTTATTTGAAAAAACTTAGACCAAAGAGAAATCTCAAGTGACCCTGTACTTAACTCAAAGACCCAAAGTGGCTCTCCAATGTATGCTGGAGCACTTAGTCTTCAAACTTTAACATGCGTATAGTCACTTGGAAATTCCGCAGAGTGAAGGTTCTTAGGccacaggcctggggaggggccacaTTTTTCACTTTAGCAAGCTTCCCATTGATGCTGATGATGCTCCTGTCCCCCAGTTCCCAGACCACATTTTGAGTGGCTGCAGCACATAGATGACCTAGGCTATCTATGGAGCAGCCTTCTCCAAGGTCAGCCCATCTGTCATCTGACATTGTCCACGTGTTAAAACAACCCTGCTCCATGAATCTGGATTTGGTATGCACGGTCTCTGTAGGGAAGTGTCAAATGAGGTCCACAGTGAAAGGGAACTTAGATCAATAGGCATGGTACTCTCCTGAAGATAGACTTGGGTTTGTGTGCAGACCACTCAACACTACTCATTTTCAGGGGCTTTCCCTTGATGCAGGACTTGCCACTGGTGCCTGTGTACAGGAAAAAAAGGCCTCTGACCATGTGGTCAATGACTGTGTGCAGAACCGCAGCCCCGTTGCCATACATTGCGCCTCTGCTTGGATTACAGGACAAAGAGAGCTCAAGTGCTATTCGACGTGGTAGCAGCCTGATCCACAGCATCTTCTAATGAGGCTACAGAGCGTTCAATATGGAGGATGCCACGTAGGCATGCCAGTCTGTTAGAACATGAAGGTACCTTGGTATTCTGAGCTCTGTATGGACCGCGTACATGCtggaacacacagagagatgcaCACATGAATCCAATGTTTATACTCAGTACTTAAGCAGGGAATGTGGAAATTAAGCACAGGAAACATAGGTTCAGTCACAGTTACCATAAAAACAAGGGTCCAGTAACAAGCCAGGGCTTAGCCGTaagggctgtgcacctgctccaggaCAAAACACTTGACGCCAACTTCTTTCTGTCCACCTCAAGTATCAGCTGAGTTCCCTTGTGATGGTAAACCTCTCTGTGTCCACACTGGTCTGCATTGGACAGATAAGAACGCCTGCCTAGTGCTTATGTCTTCTTAGGAGAGGCACAATTATTTAgcttttttaatttcattcaaaAGACTAAAGGGAACTCCATAGCAATCTGAAGGAGCATAACcatcaaagaaaacaaacatcctTAAGATGTGCGAACATTGGCTATGCTGGCCTATGTTTCTCCTTCTCAGAATCATCTTTATGTAAAAGACTAAATTACTGAAATTGTGTTTTCTGTTCAcaactttttttgatttttatttttttcaacttttagttaataaatataaatttccaaagtacaacttttggattatagcggcttttctccccataacctccctcccacctgcaaccatcccacttcccactccctttcccatcccattcttcatcaagattcattttcaattatctttatatacagaagaacaacttagtatatactaagttaagatttcaacagactgcacccatacagacacacaaagtgtagagtactgtttgagtactagttttaccgttaattcttatagtacaacaaattaaggacagagatcctacatggggagtaggtgcacagtgactcctgttgttgatttaacaattgac
Above is a genomic segment from Lepus europaeus isolate LE1 chromosome 2, mLepTim1.pri, whole genome shotgun sequence containing:
- the LOC133749109 gene encoding LOW QUALITY PROTEIN: transcription factor BTF3-like (The sequence of the model RefSeq protein was modified relative to this genomic sequence to represent the inferred CDS: deleted 1 base in 1 codon; substituted 1 base at 1 genomic stop codon); this translates as MKETIMNQEKLAKLQAQVRIGGKGTARXKKVVHRTATADDKKLQFSLKKVGVNNISGIEEVNMFTHQGAVIHFNNPNVQASLAANTFTITGHAETKQLTEVLPGILNQLGADSLTSWRRLAEALPKQSVDGKAPLATGEDDDDEVPDLVENFDEASKNEAN